One window of Nicotiana tomentosiformis chromosome 11, ASM39032v3, whole genome shotgun sequence genomic DNA carries:
- the LOC138901355 gene encoding uncharacterized protein, translating to MDPRMVQELDEKLNLQVGIQALQQGRMRASMIEDMVEKLSCYAYHLIPTEDNKIDRFARGLILGISNDTASGRRNTTFVDFVDLALDLERIQKEKRAGREQNKEAHTFGTFSVLPISDKGHSNMRPSGPPQSMCRMVSVALQWHLVWDTRVWSDTPYEEVLPQRAVGFESLANNFYGYYFGCTTLTGVMEHVVGIVQGRRHKQLLFLKGLILVSILCLPNLEALDVVVTCILAICALDSYALMDLRSTLSYITPYFTLDFGIEPEQLLEPFFVSTPVRDSIVVFRIYRGCVIVL from the exons ATGGATCCAAGGATGGTTCAAGAGCTTGATGAGAAGTTG AATCTCCAAGTAGGTATTCAAGCACTCCAACAAGGAAGGATGAGAGCATCAATGATTGAGGACATG GTTGAGAAGTTGTCTTGCTATGCTTATCACCTCATCCCCACTGAAGATAACAAGATTGATCGTTTTGCTCGTGGTTTGATTCTAGGCATTAGTAATGATACAGCTAGTGGGAGGAGAAATACTACCTTTGTAGACTTTGTGGACTTAGCTTTGGATCTTGAGAGGATTCAGAAGGAGAAGAGGGCCGGTAGGGAGCAGAACAAGGAGGCCCATACTTTTGGTACATTCAGTGTACTGCCCATCTCGGACAAGGGACACAGCAACATGAGACCATCTGGTCCACCCCAGTCCATGTGTAGAATGGTTTCAGTAGCCCTCCAGTGGCACTTAGTTTGGGACACGAGG GTATGGTCAGATACGCCATATGAAGAGGTTTTGCCCCAACGGGCTGTAGGGTTCGAGAGCTTAGCCAACAACTTCTACGGATACTACTTCGGCTGCACTACCCTCACAGGGGTAATGGAGCACGTGGTGGGCATAGTGCAGGGAAGGCGCCACAAACAACTGCTATTTCTCAAGGGACTCATCCTCGTTTCTATATTATGCCTCCCTAATTTAGAGGCTTTAGATGTTGTCGTCACATGTATACTCGCTATTTGTGCTCTCGATTCTTATGCTCTTATGGATCTTAGATCCACTCTTTCCTATATTACTCCATACTTCACCTTGGATTTTGGGATAGAGCCAGAACAGTTACTTGAACCATTTTTTGTGTCTACTCCAGTGAGAGATTCAATTGTTGTCTTCCGTATCTATAGAGGTTGTGTGATAGTACTTTAG